In Candidatus Eremiobacterota bacterium, a genomic segment contains:
- a CDS encoding 4-hydroxybenzoate octaprenyltransferase, with protein sequence MNAIKLFLRDIRVEHTLFALPFAYVGAVMAAHGLPAWWQLAWITLAVIGARTAAMAANRYFDKEMDAANPRTAKRALASGKLSPAVMVWAIVAGLALLVLSAAMLNPLCVKLLPLAALGAVGYPLCKRFTWTVHFVLGAVDACAPLGAYVAVAGKVDVPALLLFVAVTVWVAGFDILYALMDLRFDLANNVRSFPQAFGERSARVWPVVLHAVMALALLGAGRLAQAGWLYYVGVALAVAVTVYEERLIALAKDVFALNERVFLTNMAFSVGFLGTTLASYVLAR encoded by the coding sequence GTGAACGCGATCAAGCTCTTTCTGCGCGACATTCGGGTCGAGCACACGCTGTTCGCGCTGCCGTTCGCGTACGTCGGCGCGGTGATGGCGGCGCACGGCCTGCCCGCCTGGTGGCAGCTGGCGTGGATCACGCTGGCGGTGATCGGCGCTCGGACCGCGGCGATGGCGGCGAACCGCTACTTCGACAAGGAGATGGACGCCGCGAACCCGCGCACCGCAAAGCGCGCGCTCGCCAGCGGGAAATTGTCGCCCGCGGTGATGGTGTGGGCGATCGTTGCCGGACTGGCATTGCTCGTGCTGAGCGCGGCGATGCTCAACCCGCTGTGCGTGAAGCTCCTCCCGCTCGCCGCGCTCGGCGCGGTCGGCTACCCGCTCTGCAAGCGCTTCACCTGGACGGTGCACTTCGTGCTCGGCGCGGTCGACGCGTGCGCGCCGCTCGGCGCGTACGTCGCCGTCGCGGGTAAAGTCGACGTGCCGGCGCTGCTGTTGTTCGTCGCGGTGACGGTGTGGGTGGCGGGCTTCGACATCCTGTACGCGCTGATGGACCTGCGCTTTGATCTGGCCAACAACGTGCGCTCGTTTCCGCAGGCGTTCGGCGAGCGCAGCGCGCGCGTGTGGCCGGTGGTGCTGCACGCGGTCATGGCGCTGGCGCTGCTCGGCGCGGGCCGGCTCGCGCAGGCCGGCTGGCTGTACTATGTCGGCGTGGCACTGGCGGTCGCCGTCACGGTGTACGAAGAGCGGTTGATCGCGCTCGCCAAAGACGTGTTCGCGCTGAACGAGCGCGTGTTCCTCACCAACATGGCGTTTTCGGTCGGCTTCCTCGGGACGACGCTCGCGTCGTACGTGCTCGCGCGATGA
- a CDS encoding branched-chain amino acid ABC transporter substrate-binding protein — translation MIRSQFLAGVGGAAGATQVAQIAPYTATLRIAVVCPQSGPDARVGKQLADGVRAAVDHINDERSTFERALLLSTYDDHNTAADATVQASFAVAQPDTLAVIGHLSAGTTYVTEPVYAQAQVALIVPTVTDDRITARGYRNIFRLPTKDSDEGQLVAAYAIQTGSKAPHAVTQDGDYGPDVARGFVQRAASLHVNAGSTQFSLDKPDYAAAAAQVLTHAPDCVLLAGNIADMGPLIAALRTKGYAGRFIATQGFFDAQTISSEYAKQTEGLVVSTSVPYYPLAPIAQRDVQEYQARYGALAPVSAFGYAAVQLVRLAVRRTGASNRLSVIRALATGGAYDTITGSYTFGPAGDAIDPNCYFYRVKDGKFAYERQAHPSGFMLK, via the coding sequence ATGATACGTTCGCAGTTTCTGGCCGGGGTCGGGGGCGCCGCGGGCGCGACCCAAGTCGCGCAAATCGCGCCGTACACGGCGACGCTGCGGATCGCGGTCGTCTGCCCGCAGAGCGGTCCCGACGCGCGGGTCGGGAAGCAGCTCGCCGACGGCGTGCGCGCGGCGGTCGACCACATCAACGACGAGCGCAGCACCTTCGAGCGCGCGCTGCTGCTGTCGACCTACGACGACCACAACACCGCGGCCGACGCTACCGTGCAGGCGAGCTTCGCGGTCGCGCAGCCCGACACGCTGGCGGTGATCGGCCACCTCAGCGCGGGGACGACGTACGTCACCGAGCCGGTCTACGCGCAGGCGCAGGTGGCGCTGATCGTGCCGACCGTCACCGACGACCGCATCACCGCGCGCGGCTACCGCAACATCTTCCGGCTGCCCACGAAAGACTCCGACGAAGGACAGCTCGTCGCGGCGTACGCGATCCAGACCGGCTCGAAAGCGCCGCACGCCGTCACGCAGGACGGCGACTACGGGCCCGACGTCGCGCGCGGCTTCGTGCAGCGCGCCGCCTCGCTGCACGTCAATGCCGGTTCGACGCAGTTCTCGCTCGACAAACCCGACTACGCCGCCGCGGCCGCGCAGGTCCTCACGCACGCGCCCGACTGCGTTCTGCTCGCGGGCAACATCGCCGACATGGGGCCGCTGATCGCGGCGCTGCGCACGAAAGGCTACGCGGGGCGCTTCATCGCGACGCAAGGGTTCTTCGACGCGCAAACGATCTCGAGCGAGTACGCCAAGCAGACGGAAGGGCTCGTCGTCTCGACCAGCGTCCCGTACTATCCGCTCGCGCCGATCGCGCAGCGCGACGTGCAGGAGTACCAGGCGCGCTACGGCGCGCTGGCCCCGGTATCGGCGTTCGGCTACGCCGCCGTCCAGCTGGTCCGCCTGGCCGTGCGCCGGACCGGCGCCTCGAACCGCCTCTCGGTGATCCGCGCGCTCGCGACCGGCGGCGCGTACGACACGATCACCGGCTCGTACACCTTCGGCCCCGCCGGCGACGCGATCGACCCGAACTGCTACTTCTACCGGGTCAAGGACGGAAAATTCGCCTACGAGCGCCAAGCTCACCCCAGCGGGTTCATGCTGAAGTGA
- a CDS encoding RDD family protein has product MTTLFAGRESLRVPGERATFVWTLLSLPLTVLVLGWLLQHQLTWQEIALLLVVAMVYVAFARGRLLGGGLRIHAGQLGHVHAVVEECARMMRMPTPHVFVRDDPFVPVVAVGIGEPYAIVLSAQYVDHFREDELRFLIGRELGHIASGHTRFTSLLSANGRENGIVAIAFGAWLRKIEYTADRTGLLCCGSLDAALRAIAVSTFGEVGRKADLSAFAGQLKELHAEPSLRMAEWSASAPYPTNRIAALHRFARDPLFATWAPRFAQNAAAPVVREPGEEVYAGFWRRTWAFLIDVSVIQAIVPAATAVQQRVFSLNELANDKDAGPFVNQLAKSLGPNGHVTVSVGDNMLLWVVFAVYAVVLVALIGQTAGMMICDLRVINANHDPRVGFTRALGRYVSLVASLFAVVGWFAIFNRIQPYEKWSHTRLVSGSAAIR; this is encoded by the coding sequence GTGACGACGCTCTTCGCCGGAAGGGAGTCGCTGCGCGTTCCCGGCGAGCGCGCCACGTTCGTGTGGACGCTCCTCTCGCTGCCGCTGACCGTGCTGGTGCTGGGGTGGCTGCTGCAGCACCAGCTCACCTGGCAGGAGATCGCGCTGCTCCTCGTCGTCGCGATGGTCTACGTCGCGTTCGCGCGCGGCCGGCTGCTCGGCGGCGGGCTGCGCATCCACGCCGGCCAGCTCGGCCACGTGCACGCCGTCGTCGAGGAGTGCGCGCGGATGATGCGGATGCCCACGCCGCACGTCTTCGTGCGCGACGACCCGTTCGTCCCCGTCGTCGCGGTCGGGATCGGCGAGCCGTACGCGATCGTCCTCTCGGCTCAGTACGTCGACCACTTCCGCGAGGACGAGCTGCGCTTCCTGATCGGGCGCGAGCTCGGCCACATCGCTTCCGGACACACCCGCTTCACCTCGCTGCTCAGCGCGAACGGCCGCGAGAACGGAATCGTCGCGATCGCCTTCGGCGCCTGGCTGCGCAAAATCGAGTACACCGCCGACCGCACCGGCCTGCTCTGCTGCGGCTCGCTCGACGCCGCGCTGCGCGCGATCGCCGTCTCGACCTTCGGCGAGGTCGGGCGCAAAGCGGATCTGAGCGCGTTCGCCGGCCAGCTCAAAGAGCTGCACGCCGAACCGTCGCTGCGGATGGCGGAGTGGAGCGCCTCGGCGCCGTACCCGACGAACCGCATCGCCGCGCTGCACCGCTTCGCGCGCGACCCGCTCTTCGCGACCTGGGCGCCGCGCTTCGCGCAGAATGCGGCCGCGCCGGTGGTGCGCGAGCCGGGCGAGGAAGTCTACGCCGGATTCTGGCGGCGGACGTGGGCGTTTCTCATCGACGTCTCGGTGATCCAGGCGATCGTGCCGGCCGCGACCGCGGTGCAGCAGCGGGTCTTCTCGCTGAACGAGCTCGCGAACGACAAGGACGCAGGGCCGTTCGTCAATCAACTCGCGAAGAGCCTCGGGCCGAACGGTCACGTCACCGTGAGCGTCGGCGACAACATGCTGCTGTGGGTCGTGTTCGCCGTCTACGCGGTCGTGCTCGTCGCGCTGATCGGCCAGACGGCCGGGATGATGATCTGCGACCTGCGCGTCATCAACGCGAACCACGACCCGCGCGTCGGCTTCACGCGCGCGCTCGGCCGCTACGTCTCGCTCGTCGCTTCCTTGTTCGCGGTGGTCGGGTGGTTCGCGATCTTCAACCGCATCCAACCGTACGAGAAGTGGTCGCACACCCGGCTGGTCAGCGGCAGCGCCGCGATCCGCTGA
- a CDS encoding YihY/virulence factor BrkB family protein, translated as MALHADVGMLKNTYARFNADKVPRLAAALSYTTIFALAPVFLIVIAVAGEVLGLTNGGHGHHLVEDQMLEAIKRSAGQEAADSVKQMVTAAYGHRKQGGIAQVVGWITLLLGAAGLFAALQDALNTVWHVEPPKKPLWTAIRDRIASIGMLLAIGFLLLVTTAINAAIAYVSTYVAHALPFPGAGFVFALVNWLVTLAIVTLMFGLMYKYLPDAKIEWRDVWTGALVTAVLFVVGQALIAFYLGRAGVASAYGAAGSLLVLLLWVYYSSMILLIGAEFTRVYAETHGSRIGAVPQDVDPNAKRDEPAQKPASVPAG; from the coding sequence ATGGCGCTGCACGCGGATGTCGGGATGCTCAAGAACACGTACGCGCGGTTCAACGCGGACAAGGTGCCGCGCCTCGCCGCCGCGCTCTCGTACACGACGATCTTCGCGCTGGCGCCGGTCTTTTTGATCGTGATCGCGGTTGCCGGCGAGGTCTTGGGGTTGACGAACGGCGGGCACGGCCACCATCTCGTCGAGGACCAGATGCTGGAGGCGATCAAACGCTCGGCCGGCCAAGAAGCGGCCGACAGCGTCAAGCAGATGGTGACCGCCGCGTACGGCCACCGCAAGCAGGGCGGGATCGCGCAGGTCGTCGGCTGGATCACGCTGCTGCTCGGCGCGGCGGGGCTGTTCGCCGCGCTGCAGGACGCGCTCAACACCGTCTGGCACGTCGAGCCGCCGAAGAAGCCGCTGTGGACGGCGATCCGCGACCGCATCGCCTCGATCGGCATGCTGCTCGCGATCGGGTTTCTGCTGCTGGTGACGACGGCGATCAACGCGGCGATCGCATACGTGTCGACGTACGTCGCGCACGCGCTGCCGTTCCCGGGCGCGGGGTTCGTCTTCGCGCTCGTCAACTGGCTCGTCACGCTGGCGATCGTGACGCTGATGTTCGGGCTGATGTACAAGTACTTGCCCGACGCGAAGATCGAGTGGCGCGACGTGTGGACCGGCGCGCTCGTCACCGCCGTGCTGTTCGTCGTCGGACAGGCGCTGATCGCGTTTTACCTCGGCCGCGCCGGCGTCGCCTCGGCGTACGGCGCCGCCGGCTCGCTGCTGGTGCTGCTGCTGTGGGTCTACTACTCCTCGATGATCCTGCTGATCGGCGCCGAGTTCACCCGCGTCTACGCCGAGACGCACGGCTCGCGCATCGGCGCCGTGCCCCAGGACGTCGACCCGAACGCGAAGCGCGACGAGCCGGCGCAGAAGCCGGCGAGCGTTCCGGCCGGCTAG
- a CDS encoding SRPBCC family protein: MAEHSGSVSVNAPVHQVYELYSHFNDYPKFMTFVKEVTYLDEERSHWVVDVVGKHEWDAVNEDWIADRQIGWRSLDGLENSGRVTFEPDGGARTRITVQVSYTPPAGIAGALAERLGAGGQFERRLQHDLQHFAAMVEQAPPGALDPTSSAYLFHAESAAAKGQTTQAQNESMGMSGDDAAPGNRGSIESTTEIASNDVRSAPVGTNVSPADAELNDPAIPRIPGTSANPDQPI, from the coding sequence ATGGCGGAACACAGCGGATCGGTGAGCGTCAACGCACCGGTCCACCAAGTCTACGAGCTGTACAGCCACTTCAACGACTACCCGAAGTTCATGACGTTCGTCAAAGAGGTCACGTACCTGGACGAGGAGCGGAGCCACTGGGTGGTCGACGTCGTCGGCAAGCACGAATGGGACGCGGTCAACGAGGACTGGATCGCGGACCGGCAGATCGGTTGGCGTTCGCTCGACGGCTTGGAGAACAGCGGGCGCGTGACGTTCGAGCCGGATGGCGGCGCTCGCACGCGCATCACCGTGCAGGTGAGCTACACGCCGCCGGCCGGAATCGCCGGCGCGCTCGCCGAGCGGCTCGGCGCCGGCGGTCAGTTCGAGCGCCGGCTGCAGCACGATCTGCAGCACTTCGCGGCGATGGTCGAGCAGGCGCCGCCCGGCGCGCTCGACCCGACCTCCTCTGCGTATTTGTTCCACGCCGAGAGCGCGGCCGCAAAAGGCCAGACGACGCAAGCGCAAAACGAGTCGATGGGGATGAGCGGCGACGACGCTGCGCCCGGAAACCGAGGCAGCATCGAGAGCACGACCGAGATCGCTTCGAACGACGTGCGCAGCGCGCCGGTCGGGACGAACGTTTCGCCCGCGGACGCGGAGCTGAACGATCCGGCGATCCCGCGCATCCCGGGAACGTCGGCGAATCCCGACCAGCCGATCTAG